The sequence GCGTTAAGGTCATCCAGCCACGCTGCAAACAAGGGGCGATCGCCTTAGCCACGGTCAAAATATCGCGATTCAGCGCATAGGCGAGCTGACGCAAGGAAAGCCGGCGCTCCGCATAATTCACAAAGGCCGTCGCCGTTGCGACCGGCAAGGACTGACGCAGGGCCGCTTCATCGACCACGATCGGACATTGCTCCGGCGATTGGATCTGCGGATAGAACTGCTTCCACTCTTGAATTTGCTTGGCCACCATAGTCACAAGCGGCATCGTCTCCCAGGCCATGAGTTCCGGCGTCAGGGGTTCACCCATCTCAAAGATAAAGCTGCCTTGATGTAAACCCAGCAATTCAAACAGGGTCTCGCGAATCATGATTTCTAGCCATTCGCGGGCTTCTTCTGGCTGGACAACCCGTTGCTCAATTAACGCCCACAGACAACCATATTCCGGCGCATTCCGGCGCAGTTGATCCGCGCCCTGAAACTGCTCCCAATGCATCTCTGGTTGACGCCGATCGAGCATGCCCTTCAACCGCCCCACCCCCGCATCGGGATTACCGGCATACACAATCTGCCCTTGGACAAAAAACACAAACCACGAAGCAGCGGCGCGCCCCATTCCCGCATCATCCCCGCCCACAGTTGCGCGCCCCGGCACCGCCGTCGGCTCAACCGGCACACTCCCGTAGGTGCGCACCCACAGCTGCCCGGTGCGCTGTCCCAGCTCAACGAGATGCAAGATGCTACGAACATCAATTTCGGCTAACTCTCCCTGCATAGTTCTCCAACTGATGGCGGCGCGCCCGTCGCGAACCAGCCAGCACACCCAAAATAATTTAATATCTTCTATTTTGCCTTAATTTTCCTCTGACGCATTCCAAAAAAGATTACGTGAATCACTGATGAAACGGAAAAACCTTGGGCATAATGATAATAAGATTACAACCCATATGTTTTGTCAGGCTGCGGAAACTGCGTATTAGCGATCAGAAAACTGACGAAATATCGCGATTTTAGTTTTGGCCCCGGCCACATAGCGATGATTTCTCATTAATCGGTGTATTCTGGATGTGGCCCGGGCAGTCGTTACGACGATTCACGGTGAACTCAAAGAATTGCCGTAGATTTAGCAGTTTGCGGATCGAGAATCACTCTCTATAATGACGGAACATCATGGGTGAAACCCCTAGTCCCTGAGAAAGGCCAAATCGGGAACCATTCGTTCACGTATGGTATCTAGGAGAAGCAGCGTAGATAAGGTTAAGAGGGCTATCAGCGTGCTGTATCTGGCAGAAGTCGTTCAACGGAAAAGCGGAATCATGGGAGGCGGCAAAAGCGAGCTTAAGCTGCTTGCCTGCCAACGCAACGAGCAGAGCTGGAGTGCAGTTTCTGGAGAAGAAGTGGTACCGGCCGATGAAGCCAGCCGCTATAGCTCCGGTGCGCTGTTGTTAGTCGATCTAACTGCCAGTAAACAAGTTCAGCGGATTCAAGAAGCGGGTCGGCCGCTGGTCAGTATCCTGCAAAACTTCTCGCGCTTACAGGAAAAGTTCAAAACGCAGGAAGAAGAAATCGAGCAGTGGAAACAATCCTTGACCTACCAGAGTCAAGAGTTGAACCGCCGTGAGATGGAAATGGAAGCGCGGCGTGAACAGCTTGAGCAACTTGAAGAAGACTTTGAGCAGCTCGAACAACAGAAACAAGAATTTGAAGGCACCCGCAGCGAAATCGATGGTCTGCGCACAGAACTAGAACGCCGCCAGCAGGAACTCGAAGGCGCCTGGGATCACCTCCGCGGTGAACAACGCCGCTTGGAGGAAGCCCAGTCTGATATGGCCGGTAACTCGGTCCTGGATGCAGGGCGAGCCGCCGAGATCCAAGGCATCCTAAGCAATCTCAGTGGGGCAGTACCGCCATTGGAGCATTATCAATCCCAAGTCCAGTACGCCTCGGACCTCGTTAATCACGAGCAGGAGCTGCTCAGCCATCACTGGCAAAATTTGGAGCAATATCGCGCCAACCTCGAACAACAACAAGCCGCGCTGGAACAACGCAGTCAAACTCAGACCCAGAGCTGGCAAGAATGGCAAGCAGCCGCAGCACTGTTTGAGCAAGCCAAGGCGGAACTGCGAATTCAAGAAGCGGCATTGCAGTCGAAGCAGGAATACGCTCAGCAATTATCGCTGCAGTCGCAGAATTTTGACGACTTGCAGCACAAGATTAATTTCGCGACCGATGGGGCTGAAGGGGTTTCTATGGGTGGGTCAGTCGATACCCAAGCCCTAGAGCAAATGGCGCTGGGCGACTTAGAGAATATTGTTGCCGACCTGCGCAGCGACTTGGATAAGTCATCCATGTTTGTCAATAGCCAGGCTGAGGAATTAGAGCTGAAGCAAAAGGAAATTGACGACCTTCAAGCGAAGATTTCGGAAGTCAGCGAGTTCGATCGGATGTCCTTAGAATCGGAACTTGCCGATGAAAAAGACGCCTATCAGTTTCTCAACGAAACATTGGTCGGTCAGCAGCGGAATATCAAAGAGAAGGAAGGCATTCTGCATCAGCACAAAGTTGTCCTTGCCAACCGTCAAGGTAAACCACTGGTTCAAGAGGACGGCACAGTTGACTTATCACCGGTCTTGAATCAACTTGGTGACCTACGCCATCAAACTGCTGACCGCTTACAACAAGTCGAAGCCGAAATTACCCAGGTACAGCAATCGATCGAGCAAGCCAAAGGTTTAGTTGATGGCCAGACTCAGGATTTGGCGGCAAAACGG comes from Romeriopsis navalis LEGE 11480 and encodes:
- a CDS encoding response regulator, which translates into the protein MQGELAEIDVRSILHLVELGQRTGQLWVRTYGSVPVEPTAVPGRATVGGDDAGMGRAAASWFVFFVQGQIVYAGNPDAGVGRLKGMLDRRQPEMHWEQFQGADQLRRNAPEYGCLWALIEQRVVQPEEAREWLEIMIRETLFELLGLHQGSFIFEMGEPLTPELMAWETMPLVTMVAKQIQEWKQFYPQIQSPEQCPIVVDEAALRQSLPVATATAFVNYAERRLSLRQLAYALNRDILTVAKAIAPCLQRGWMTLTPWPPVGPSVRAPLPPPVLPTESAALPPQRIVCIDDAVTIGKLIVGMLEPLGYAVTLIVDPVAGLSEIFQCPPQLILCDIDMPGLDGYELCAMLRQSSQFHQTPIVMLTGRDGFIDRVRAKMVGATDYLAKPFAEDELVMLLEQYLPSVSKREAKMTPYQDVGSGGVTASGLTSGAVN
- the hmpF gene encoding pilus motility taxis protein HmpF, encoding MLYLAEVVQRKSGIMGGGKSELKLLACQRNEQSWSAVSGEEVVPADEASRYSSGALLLVDLTASKQVQRIQEAGRPLVSILQNFSRLQEKFKTQEEEIEQWKQSLTYQSQELNRREMEMEARREQLEQLEEDFEQLEQQKQEFEGTRSEIDGLRTELERRQQELEGAWDHLRGEQRRLEEAQSDMAGNSVLDAGRAAEIQGILSNLSGAVPPLEHYQSQVQYASDLVNHEQELLSHHWQNLEQYRANLEQQQAALEQRSQTQTQSWQEWQAAAALFEQAKAELRIQEAALQSKQEYAQQLSLQSQNFDDLQHKINFATDGAEGVSMGGSVDTQALEQMALGDLENIVADLRSDLDKSSMFVNSQAEELELKQKEIDDLQAKISEVSEFDRMSLESELADEKDAYQFLNETLVGQQRNIKEKEGILHQHKVVLANRQGKPLVQEDGTVDLSPVLNQLGDLRHQTADRLQQVEAEITQVQQSIEQAKGLVDGQTQDLAAKREELTQLETTLKQQQLEFGELQGKVRLYEEMLQPIQDSVDSLKQAIEEVSGQVAQIQT